Genomic segment of Streptococcus pneumoniae:
GATACTCATCTCATAGGCAGGATTTCCTTTGATAACATACTCTCCACTCACTTTGCCTTGAAAAATATTCGGAATAATGCCGTTCAAACACTGCCCAAGGGTGGATTTCCCAGAGCCAGAAGGACCTACAATCAAGACCTTTTCTCCTTGGTAAATCGTAAGATTGATGTCTTTTAGGGTTGGAGCTGACTGGGCTTGATACTGAAAACTAAAATCTTTAAATTCAATCACTGCTGGTTTCATGGATGTCCTCTACAAGGTCAAGGCGAACTGAATCGCCAAAGCTGCGACCTTATCTTTCTCGTCTAAGTCTGCATCATTTGCAAGGTTTCTCATATCCCACTCTTCTTCAGATAAATGGTCTGCTGCATAGAAAAAATGAGCGATGTCAATCCCACGGAAGCGAGCCAAAGCTGCCACGGCAGAACACTCCATATCTACACAAATGGCTCCGCTTGCTTTTCGCTTGCGTAATTTATCAATGGTTTCTCGATAAATAGCATCCATCGTCCAGACCTTACCTGCTACATGAGAAATTCCCTTATCCTCTAAAAACTGGATCAAAGCTTGCTGAATGTCGGTATTTAAAAGAATCTCATCACTTGCTTTCACATAGTGGTAACTCGTTCCCTCATCACGAATGGCTGCCAAAGGTACAATGATAGAGGTCTTAGCGATATCTTCATCCAGAACACCACAAGTCCCAAAAAGCACTAATTTTTTCATCCCTAAGGCAATCAAGTCTTCTAAGACCGCCACACAAGCAGGAGCCCCTACGGGGGCATTAAAAATAGCTAAATCTCTACCTGACACAACAATCCGATAAATAGGAATTTCCACATTTGCAATAGCTGTCGTAAACAGCAACTCCTGTGGATAAGCTTTCAACAAGCGCTCAAACGTCCCACGAGCAAAACAAGACACCGCCACTTCTGGAAAGTCTGGTAAGGGGGCGATTAAATCCTCAGGATTGATAATGGCTAAACGATTGCTATCAAATTCTTCTAAAATCATAGACATTCTCCTATTCTACCATTTTACCATAAAATCAACCCTTATCTACATAGTTTTTAAATATAGCAAGATATAAATTTCCTATTAAGCCATTTACGTAGCCTATGGTCATTTAGTTTTAATCTATGACGTTGTTAACTCATCTTCCCTAATTTCAGTTATGTCTGCGACTCGTTGCCTCGTACTAAATCAAAACTAAACAACTGATATATAAAGCCATTGGTCAAGTAAAATGTTTTCCTGTCTGTCCCTTATTCATTTGCTACTCTCTCACGTCACTATTGGGGCAGTTCCGGGCATTGGCCACTCTGATATTCGTGGATTGGTTACCTACAGGTCAATGGTTCTGCCGCGAGCTCTACTGTCTATAATCGTGGATCACTAAAGTGCTAACTTAGTTGTTTCGTAGATAGCTCAAACCTTTTTGTTCCCAATAGTGGCATGAAAGAGTAGTTTTCTATTCCAATCTAGCTTATCAAGTCATTGTCTCTCCCTCCTAGACATTCCGTAAAAAGTGCGCACAAAACCACCTATCTATTCTAAGCTATATTCTCAGTCATCATCCCCCATATAAAGCAGGCAAGTTCTCGGGCAAGAGCAATCTTGGCGACAGGACTCTTTTTCTCCCTGCTTAAAACCATGTGCTTATAGCGACGTCGGAGACGTTCGTTCCCCTTATCCGCATAAGCGATTATCTCTGGTAGATTCCCTGCTTGTCGAGTCTTTAGAGCCTTGGATTTATACCCAACAGTTCCTCGGGATAGACTCTGGACAGATTCCACCAGTAACCGTCTGACATGGCTATTTCCAGCTTTTGTAATTCCAAGATGGGTTTGTTTATCTCCACTGGAATCCTCGCCAGGGACTAAACCAAGATACGAGGCAAACTGAGGTGCTGTTTTGAAACGCTTAAAATCTCCAATTTCGGAAACTAAGGCTAAAGCTGTACGAGTTCTAACCCCAATAAAACAAGAGAGTTTTTTGACCTTATCTTGATAGTTCTCACTTTGTGCTATCTCCTCTATTCGTTTGTCCAACCGTTCTAATTTATTCACTAGATAGTCAAACGTGATGAGATATTCAGACAGAATCTCTTTATAAAGTCCTTTTAACTCTAGTCCTTTCAACCATGCAATATGTTTCTGAGTCCAATGACTTTTACCTAGAGTAAAGCGATAGTCGTGTCGTAGGCAGAAAGCAAGAATCTGTTGTTTAATTTTCTTAAGAGCCAAGTTGTGATCATCTCGCATCCGAATGAATTCTTTGACTTGCTCATCTTCCTCAGTTGGCACATGAACAGGTTGATAGCTTTTGAAAGCGAGACATTTAGCTAGATGTTCGGCATCCTTTTTATCTGTTTTGACTCGTTTTTTAGTGGAGGGTTGTAGAATTGTAGTGGGTGCCATTACAATGCAAGTGATTCCCTTTGCTTCTAACTGTCGCTTCAAGGTGAATCCTAGACACCCCGCTTCATATCCGCAGACAAACTTTGTATTCTCACCGTAACAGTCTGCTAGGGAGTTGAGATAGCTTATAACCTCCTTAGCCTCAGCCGCTGTTTTTTGATAGTGGGAGAGACTGTCTGTCTCTAAATGATAGCACGCTAGAGAAAAACTGGTCTTGTGAACGTCCATTCCGATGTAAAAAGTGGTATAATCTTTCATAGAAGCCTCCGTTTGTGTGTGGTAATCCCTGTGCTGAGATGAACTGTGTTTTATTATCTCTATCATACAGGTAAATCCGCGATGTGACAAATGGGGGCTTTATATATTGTCTATATCACACTCAACGCTATACAAAAAAGACTGGTTTCCCAGCCTTTGATGTGCTTAATTTGCCACCACT
This window contains:
- a CDS encoding nucleoside phosphorylase encodes the protein MILEEFDSNRLAIINPEDLIAPLPDFPEVAVSCFARGTFERLLKAYPQELLFTTAIANVEIPIYRIVVSGRDLAIFNAPVGAPACVAVLEDLIALGMKKLVLFGTCGVLDEDIAKTSIIVPLAAIRDEGTSYHYVKASDEILLNTDIQQALIQFLEDKGISHVAGKVWTMDAIYRETIDKLRKRKASGAICVDMECSAVAALARFRGIDIAHFFYAADHLSEEEWDMRNLANDADLDEKDKVAALAIQFALTL
- a CDS encoding IS110 family transposase, whose amino-acid sequence is MKDYTTFYIGMDVHKTSFSLACYHLETDSLSHYQKTAAEAKEVISYLNSLADCYGENTKFVCGYEAGCLGFTLKRQLEAKGITCIVMAPTTILQPSTKKRVKTDKKDAEHLAKCLAFKSYQPVHVPTEEDEQVKEFIRMRDDHNLALKKIKQQILAFCLRHDYRFTLGKSHWTQKHIAWLKGLELKGLYKEILSEYLITFDYLVNKLERLDKRIEEIAQSENYQDKVKKLSCFIGVRTRTALALVSEIGDFKRFKTAPQFASYLGLVPGEDSSGDKQTHLGITKAGNSHVRRLLVESVQSLSRGTVGYKSKALKTRQAGNLPEIIAYADKGNERLRRRYKHMVLSREKKSPVAKIALARELACFIWGMMTENIA